From Strix uralensis isolate ZFMK-TIS-50842 chromosome 1, bStrUra1, whole genome shotgun sequence, a single genomic window includes:
- the NRN1 gene encoding neuritin gives MGLKLNGRYISLILAVQIAYLVQAVRAAGRCDAVFRGFSDCLLRLGDNMANYPQDLDDKRNLQTICAYWDDFHVCTLTALTDCQEGATDLWEKLRRESKNLDFQGSLFELCGGGSGAAPSLLPPALPLLLAALWAALVTWLPF, from the exons ATGGGACTTAAGTTGAACGGCAGATATATTTCTCTGATCCTTGCTGTACAGATAG cGTACCTGGTGCAGGCGGTGAGAGCGGCGGGGCGGTGCGATGCGGTCTTTAGGGGCTTCTCGGACTGTTTGCTGCGGCTGGGCGATAACATGGCCAACTACCCGCAGGACCTGGACGACAAGAGAAATCTCCAAACGATCTGCGC GTACTGGGATGATTTCCACGTCTGCACCCTCACAGCGCTCACCGATTGCCAGGAAGGAGCGACAGATCTCTGGGAGAAATTGAGACGGGAATCCAAAAACCTCGATTTCCAAGGCAGCTTATTTGAACTGTGCggaggcggcagcggcgcggcccCGTCCCTCCTCCCGCCGGCTTTGCCCCTGCTCCTGGCGGCTCTGTGGGCCGCCCTAGTGACCTGGCTGCCTTTCTAG